The Ananas comosus cultivar F153 unplaced genomic scaffold, ASM154086v1, whole genome shotgun sequence genomic sequence GACATGATATCAATGTGAATTGGATTTACGTGAATCTTACCTTTGCTGCACAAGCATCTCCAGTGTCTGCTTACTGTTGCCAAAAACCGGATGATTCTCGTCACTCTCGTTTAAGCCCAGCCGTCTCAACTGATGCCATAAGTTTTCTACAATGTTGTCAACACTATCACTGTGCAGTTCGAAACTCAGTAAATATGCAGAGACTGATCTTCGACATACCTTCAGAAATTTTACCGCCTGCGAGATGGACAATGCTGACGACAACAAAAGCGAAACCGGTCATATGGGAGTTCTCTTTATCCTCCACGTATTTGCTATAGATATCGGAAGGCAGCTGACTCGTTACAATATATGATTTTGCCTCTACCATACCTGAAATTagttaccaaaaaaataaaaaaaacaaacaaacaaacggTGGTAAGTAATAACGACCTTTTCTATTCGTTGTACTATTCCAATGCAATCTAAGTTCTGTTTGGCCTGACTGACGCTTCTGCAAAAGTGCTATTTTTAACATAAGCAAAATCTAATCTACAGCTTCCGGTAATCTGCACCAAACGGATCACGAACCCATTTCGTGACACTTCAATCAATCTagactaaattttaaatcattataTTGCAAATTGTAGATCATCAAGCGGAGGTGTTTGATTAtgtaaaatcatatatatatcactacatTGTATCACCTACATTGCTGCGAAGAGCGAGTCGACCGCGATGGCAGACGAAGCCGCTGGAGCTCTCTCATCTCGTAGCCGAAAACGCTCGAGAGCTTTTCCTTCGCCTCGCTTATCACGAGCCCAGGAAGGGCGCGCTGGCGGTAATTCTTCGTCACAATTTGCGCCAATTCTTCCCGCTTTATCGGGCAGCCGGCAGTCTGGTACGTCTTGAACAGCACGTAGCGAATTACTTCCGCAACCAGCTTATCTTtctcctgaaaaaaaaaaaaaattgcacagtataag encodes the following:
- the LOC109704762 gene encoding non-structural maintenance of chromosomes element 3 homolog; its protein translation is FQEKDKLVAEVIRYVLFKTYQTAGCPIKREELAQIVTKNYRQRALPGLVISEAKEKLSSVFGYEMRELQRLRLPSRSTRSSQQCMVEAKSYIVTSQLPSDIYSKYVEDKENSHMTGFAFVVVSIVHLAGGKISEENLWHQLRRLGLNESDENHPVFGNSKQTLEMLVQQRYLQKEKVVGPEGNTLMYDLAERALDESISGKLKDYISQVVNKETTAEAD